AGCCATCGAACCCGACTGGTCGATGCAGAGGATGACCTCCTTCTTCACCGACTGGGACGCGCGGCCGTATCCGATGAGCCGCTCGGGGACGACGGTGCGGTACTCCGGCAGGTAGTTCTTGAGGTTGGCCGCGATCGTGCGGTTCCAGTCGATGTCGTGGTGACGGGGCCTGTTGATACGGGCGCTGCGGTCGAGCGCGCCGGTGAGCGTCGCGCGGGTCCGCGTGACGAGGCGCTTCTCCAGGTCCTCGACGACCTTCCGCACGACGGCGCGAGCCGTCTCCTTCGTCGTCTCCGGCATCGCCTTGTTGAGGGAGAGCAGCGTGCCGACGAGGTGCACGTCGGCGTCGACCGCTTCCAGCATCTCCGGTTCGAGCAGGAGCGCGGACAGGCCCAGGCGGTCGATGGCGTCTCGCTGCATGACCTGGACGACGGACGAAGGGAAGTACGTCCGGATGTCGCCGAGCCAGCGCGCCACGGACGGCGCGGACGCCCCGAGGCCGGCCGAGCGGTGACGCCCCCGCTCGGCCTTGTCACCTCCCCCGTAGAGCGCGGTCAGGGCGCCGTCCATCGCCGCGTCCTGGCCGCCGAGCGCGCATCCGGTGCCGTCCGCCTCGTCCCCGCCGAGCACGAGCCGCCAGCGCCGCATCCGCTCGCCCCGGGCTCCCCCGCTGAGCTCGTCCACCTGGTCGACCGCCATCAGGCCACCCCCACAAGGTCGTTGTCACCCCGGCCGGAACCGGTTCCCGAGTCAGATCCGGTGTCGGCGTCGTCCGTCCCGAGCAGCAGCCGCAGCACCGGCAGCACCGCGTCCGCGCGCACCTGGTCGAGGCCGGGCGCGAACCCCGGCGGCGCCGTCCCCACGGCCGCCGTGGGTCCCGCCCCCGCGGGCCCGCGCCGCACCAGCTCCCCCAGCGTGCGTCGCACACCGGATTCGTAGGCGGAGAACGTGCGGCGCAGCAGCGGCAGTACGTCCGTGAACGCGTCAGCGGAAACTCCCGTCAGCCAGCCGTCGACGAGTGCGAGCAGCCGCTCGTCGTGTACGAGGAGCAGCCCGCCGCCGGATCCGCCGCCCACGAACCCCTCGATCCACGCGGCGGCCTCGGCGGGCCCGGTGCCGGGCGAGAGGGCGAGCCCCATCAGCCGCGCGGCCTCGCCCTCGGCCAGCTGTCCGTCGTCGAGGAGCAGCCGCGCGCACCGCCCCCGGATCACGCCGGCCACACTGTCGCGTACGGCGAGGACCCGCAGCACGGAGTGCCAGCGGCCTCTGTGTCCGGCCGTCCCGTCGTCCTCCAGGAGCCCCACCGCCGCGTGCACCGCGTCCACATGGCCGCGCATCTCGGCCGCGGCGTCCCCGTCGAGCCCCGCGCACGCGGGCGGCAGGCCCACGAAGACGCGCTCGGCGAGACCGGCCGCCACCTCGCTCAGCGCCTGGGTGTCCGTCCCTCGCACATCGCCGTAGCGCAGGGAGCGGACGAGGGCGGGCAGGGCCTGGGCGAGATGGCCGACGTCCGCGTCCATCGCGGCGCGGTCGGCGAGCACACGCATCACCACCGGGAGCGCATCCGGCAGTTCGGCGAGGAGGCAGCGCTCCGCGAGGGCGGTGACGTCGGCGAGGGCCGGCGCGCCGATCGCGTCCGCCTCGGCTCTGGCGGTGGCCGCCGAGAGCACGGTCGTCCCCCAGACCCCCGCCTCGGCGACGCGCACGGACAGCTCGGGCTCCCAGCGCAGCCGCCAGGTCTCCCGGAACGTGCCCGTGGAGGCGCGCATGGACCGTGCCGGTTCGCCCCAGCCGACGTCGAGGAGGCGGAGCCGGTGCAGGAGCCGGCTGCGCGCCGCGTCGGTCTCCCGGCGCAGGTCGAGCTCCAACTCCCGCTCCAGTGCCTCCGGTTTGAGCCGCAGGGAGCGCTGCAGCCGCGTGAGGTCGCGTTGCAGCGGCACGGCGGGCGCCGCGTCCGGGACCTCGCCGAGTACGTCCCCGACGACGAGCCTGTCGTGGACGAGCGACAGCGGTACGTCCGACCCCTCGCACATCACGGCGCGGACCGCGTCGGTCGTCTCGGTCAGCCCGGCCAGC
The DNA window shown above is from Streptomyces sp. NBC_01445 and carries:
- a CDS encoding VWA domain-containing protein, with protein sequence MAVDQVDELSGGARGERMRRWRLVLGGDEADGTGCALGGQDAAMDGALTALYGGGDKAERGRHRSAGLGASAPSVARWLGDIRTYFPSSVVQVMQRDAIDRLGLSALLLEPEMLEAVDADVHLVGTLLSLNKAMPETTKETARAVVRKVVEDLEKRLVTRTRATLTGALDRSARINRPRHHDIDWNRTIAANLKNYLPEYRTVVPERLIGYGRASQSVKKEVILCIDQSGSMAASVVYASVFGAVLASMRSINTRLVVFDTAVVDLTDQLDDPVDVLFGTQLGGGTDINRALAYCQSQITRPAETVVVLISDLYEGGIRNEMLKRVAAMKSSGVQFVTLLALSDEGAPAYDREHAAALAALGAPAFACTPDLFPEVMAAAIEKRPLPIPDSGNPANRAS
- a CDS encoding DUF5682 family protein, with translation MSERGRGQGPLLLGVRHHGPGSARAVRAALDAAGPSVVLVEGPPEADALVALAADEGMVPPVALLAHVVDEPGRSAFWPLAEFSPEWVAIRWALERDVPVRFIDLPAAHSLALRDQGATPDDPEGDGEQGAGQGEEDSREAMRVDPLAVLAETAGHDDPERWWEDVIEHRGASGDAFAPFEALGEAMGALREEYGDGGHERDLVREAYMRLQLRTAQKKFGDGVAVVCGAWHVPALRTKTTVAADRAVLKGLPKAKVDMTWVPWTHRRLARTGGYGAGIDSPGWYGHLFSAPDRPVERWMTKVAGLFRDEDRIVSSAHVIEAVRLAETLAAMRGRPLAGLTETTDAVRAVMCEGSDVPLSLVHDRLVVGDVLGEVPDAAPAVPLQRDLTRLQRSLRLKPEALERELELDLRRETDAARSRLLHRLRLLDVGWGEPARSMRASTGTFRETWRLRWEPELSVRVAEAGVWGTTVLSAATARAEADAIGAPALADVTALAERCLLAELPDALPVVMRVLADRAAMDADVGHLAQALPALVRSLRYGDVRGTDTQALSEVAAGLAERVFVGLPPACAGLDGDAAAEMRGHVDAVHAAVGLLEDDGTAGHRGRWHSVLRVLAVRDSVAGVIRGRCARLLLDDGQLAEGEAARLMGLALSPGTGPAEAAAWIEGFVGGGSGGGLLLVHDERLLALVDGWLTGVSADAFTDVLPLLRRTFSAYESGVRRTLGELVRRGPAGAGPTAAVGTAPPGFAPGLDQVRADAVLPVLRLLLGTDDADTGSDSGTGSGRGDNDLVGVA